The Engystomops pustulosus chromosome 2, aEngPut4.maternal, whole genome shotgun sequence genomic interval CAACATTTTGTGTGCCAATCTCTGCCACCTTTAGCGATTGGGTCGTCACATTCTTGTGACtttttaatgtgtttatgtacatctGGCAAATGGAAGAAGTCCTCACCGTTGGTGGTCAACTTTGGAGACACGCAAAAGTTTTTCTCCAAGTCACAATTGGCAATTCTAATTCCAGTGTCCACGTTGGAAGGtagcactttattttttttaaaactacccACACGAATGCTGATATCCCTGCTGAGTGAGGATTTGGTGCTATCCTCTTTTGTGCGAGACAAGACCTCATCAGGCTGGTGGATCGAATGTTCACTAGAAGACTTCAGGCTTGAATTGAGAAGCACAGGTTCTTCTAAGCAGCAAGAATTAGTAGATTTTCGACGGTTCCTTTGACTAAACAATGAAATATTAGGATTGAGAAAAAGTGTTTGTGGCAATTGGGCACTGTCCTGGCCGTGAGAAGATATTTCAATGTTGATAGAGACAGGAGATGGGAATATCAAAGAGCTACTACTCACCCCATTGTCACCGTTCCCATTTTTGTCAAGAACAACCTTGTCTGCTCCATATGGTTGGGGCTTTTGGCCACTTACTTCCTTGGCATCCTTACAGCCTTTGGCTTTGAGTCCTGTAGGGGGTTGTTTGGCTCCACACTCTGAACTTGGCACAGTTATGTGTTCTCTAAACAGGAAACCTTCTGAAATTTCCTGTATACTTGATGATAGTGCTTTTGTGCTATGGCTGGTATCTGTTTGGCTTCTGCCCTCATATTTGTCCATCTTTTTTGAGGACCAGATCTTTGCAGAAGATCGGCTATTTTTTAACCATGTAATGGGTGGAGCACTTACTGAAATTTTATTGTTTGGAAAATCGCCTCCATCTTTTCCATTTATAAATGTGGTACCATTAGAAGGTTGCTTGCCTTCTTCAGccaccacaaatcctgaaaagGAACGGTCTCCAAGAAAATCTGGGCTGAGTTCTACTTGTTTTTTGTGTTCCCGCAATGTGCAGTCCAATTGTGAAGGCACGTCATTCAAATTTAACACTGAAAAGTCTGAGAACTGAGAAAAAGCACTGTCCAAGGAACTCAGTGAAGACCCTGAAGGAGATGTCCCAGGAGAAGACAAACTAGAACAACTAGTTCGGGAGCAAATGTTTAGTCTCAAAGCAGTGGGCGGCATAAGTCTATTGGGGATGATTTTTTTGTCACCTGTCTGCTTTTTGTTACCATTTTTACTAACGTCAATCCCCAATGTCACACTACGATTTATAAGTTTTTGGCCTTCCACTTGAAGAAAGCGATGCTGTTTGAGATAATCCTCAGCTGACTGAGAGAGAAGAGCATCACAACTTGAGTTATTCTCCTGTGGAGACTCATTAAGTTGACTGAACCTAGATGCCAAGATCCCAATAGCAGGCTCCGAGGAACGTCGGTGCCGCCTCACATCAGTAGTAGAAGAGTACCCCGAAGTATTGGAACACAGAGAGTCCTCCTCAGACTGCTCATGTAATACTGATCGATGGTGAGAAACTGCGGACATCTTCACAGGTTGTGCACGAGAAGAGCTGTAGGCCTGGTTCTCTTCATTGTAGACGTGATCCAGATCACAATCACTTAGCGTTAAAACAGAATCTCTACTTCTATTGTCATGACTTCTCTTTGTAGGAAGATCACTATATGGGGAGTCTCCATCATCATTAAGTTCATTCTCCAGGCTATCATACGATGAGTCTATTTGCTTAAAGGAACATATAtctaaaagaaaaagaagaagaaaggtcTTGGTATCGTATTTGAATACAATTGACAATTTTAATACGGTATCTTTAGGAAGAGAATAATAATGATTGGTCCCTTGTTATCCCCCATCTATTACTTCTACTATTGGATAAGAGTTGTCCTTTTTCTGGAGGAAGGATTTTATGTTTCTATTATGTCTTACAATCCCAGGGAAGTTTTAAGGCACGCAGCAGGAAGATGCCGATTCCAACCCATTAATCCAAAACTTATGCTCCAAGCATAAGACAAAATGTAACTCTCCATTAGGCATGACCCTAACAAGGGAAGTATAAAGCCCTGATAGGGTCATCGTTATTATAGTTACCTTGTTAAAGTTCGGGGTTTGCTGCAGTTCATGTGACCCACGAGCAGCAGGACTCTGGACTTCCTTTGATGGCCCGTGTCCTGCTGTTGTTTTCGCAGAAGGAGAGTGACAGTATGGTCCAATTTGTCCGAGGCCAGCAGAACATGGCGTGTCACAGTAAGTCCAAAGTACagctgcaggtcacatgacccacagCTCTGGGCAGAGAACCCTCCCAACTTTAACAGGTAATTTTGGGGACCCTGTTAGGGTTTTATTCCTGTGCCCTGTTAAAGTGTGAAATTAGGGACCAACCCCTTTACCCAGCAATCCCCATATTGCCCCCCTGACcaatttcccccccccctcccaaattttttaatttgGCAAGCACTCCTGGTTCCAAGTTTAACCTTACCCTCCAAGTGCAAAACATCACAGAATATTTTAGAATAATTTTTGAGTGAATTCAATACTTCATGTTGGGCGTAGTCCTGTAGTCACATTCTTTCCATCACAGATGACGCTTGTTTGCATTTATATAATTAGGAATCTTTTTGGTGACTAATTTGGATTTTATAGGATTTTAGCAATTTGAGCCTATTATGGTTAAAAAGCAGTCTGTTATATGTCTTATGGCTGGGTGACATGTGCAAATGTAGCTTTGTGgtgctctacaataataaaacCAAACAAACTTGTTTTATATAAATTCCTCATTGGGTTTTCCATTTTTAAGATCGGCCTATGTGTATTTATCCCAAAACATGATGGATTTTATAATCTGCTAGTATTTACAGGTAAGTCCTTACCTGAGCTATCCTCTTGGTTATCATCTTTAGATGACAAGttggcatataacaatgagatgtCGTCTCCAAAAACCAAGCAGTAATTCTCTATCAAGAACTGCACGAGGATCGACACCTGGAAAGAAGAAGGAGGAAACAGTCTTTGAAAAGTGTTTATGTCTacattatttttgtaaaaatcatAACATTTAAGTCCTGCCACCAAGACTTCCCACTTTCAGGTCAGACTTGCAAAAACTTTGCCTCTTCTCTGGCCAGAAGAAGCCACTGGAATCATGGTTGGAAATTGTAGACTGATAGAAGTATGTAATGGTGGAATAGAAAGGACCTCAGGAACTTATAATGACCAATATTTTTGACAATGATTGTTCTATATAGATAAGACATGTTACCTTTCTTGTGAATTCGGCCTCAGCCTCGGGGCTAGAAGGGTTAGGGAGCCACAGAAGACTAGGCGAGATGCACACAGCGAGATTGAAGGACGTCATCTGGTTATTCTCGGAGCGTTTCTCGATGCAATGTAAGACTCCGAATAAGTAGCGCATCAGTGTAGTGTTCACGTGAGGAAGCTTCTCAAGTAGCCTGTAATTCCAcacaataccaaatttatagtttttttttttgtttaatatgtATATGTCCCAAAATGAGAGCCATCACTTTGTTACTATTCTGTCAAAACTTTGTATTTTTTCTTAAAGGGCTTTTTCATGAATGTAAAAAAACCCTAGCGGGCTGGAGGTGGACATATAGTCTGCCCGGGATTCAGCATTGCTCCAGTACTGCCAGTTTTCAGGCCTACTCTCAACCAAAAGTTCCTGGTAGTCACTAGACCTGTTTCAGCCAATGAGTCGCCTCCTGGGTCCAGGAGATAACAAAAGAAGTGCAAACCCCTGGAAAACTAAACTAGTACAAGTAGGCCACTCATTTGCTGAAGCAGGTCCTATGAAAACCAGACGTACCGGAGTAATAAGGGAACCAGAATAGCGCAAGTATTCATTCTTTTTTTCTACACCTGCCCTGGCCCTCTAAGGGTTTTCCGGAATACTTATTTTATTTTAACAATatatagttttcttttttttaattgaatatatatatatatatatatatatatatatatatatatatatatatatatatatatatatatatatatatgatatagatatatatatagatatagatatatatatagatatctatatatctatatccaaCTTCCGGACTTCAAACAATTGTTTGAAGTCCGGAAGTTGGCTAGTCCCGATTTTGGATTTGTTTTAACTTATCTTAGGCAAATATTGGCGGGGCAGTTAAAGGTCCCTTTAATCTGGTAGTTGCACACACACTAAAAAAACCAGCTTCTTGGTCGTAGCAGTAAAAATACCTTCTGGGCCAGTAAAATGCCAACCAGCTGGCAACACCATCTAAAAGTCATAATGGACCCTGCCAAATATGCATATCCCTGGGTGGTATTGAAATGTTTtctcccttttttgttttggagTGATTATGATCCCACTTGAAGATCTTTTTCCGGCAATCGGATTTCAAAAATCTTGATGGATAAAACAAGTCCATTCATGGAAAAGAAGTTTACATCCATATCAACATTTCGGATGATGAACAGTGTGGTCAAGAATCAGAGCCGGCAGGAGAATTTCACATCTCGCTGAAGGAGCTCTTTATAATGGAGTGAAATATGTAAAAGCAGTAAAATAGGTAAATACTCACTTCTTCACTGCTTTTATCTTCTCTGCTTGACTGCCTTGATCCAGCACAGAAACCCATTTATCACAGAGTTTAGATGAAAAGACACTGCCGGGAATATTCCGAAGGAAATCCTGAGAACGGGAAGAGAGAAGTTAAAATATAACAGAGGATACCAGAAAGCACTGAAGAATGTCAACGTGTAGACTGGAAACatgccatccatccatctatttccatctatctacccatctattccatctcatatccatctatttcCATATATCCATCTAGCtattctatctcatatcaatccaggtatccatccatctataaatctatccatcatctatctcctatctatctataaatccatcatctatcatccatctcatatctatctatcaacctACCTACCTTCCTACCTATCATCTACGGTATCCATGTATCCTAAGCTATCGTTAGAAACGATGGTCCTGTGTGTTTTTACAACCATATCTACTATGAAACTATGAGACAAAGGTTAGTTTCTCTGCCCCTTCTCTCCATATTAATTTACAGATGTCTCATTGGTGCCCCTCATGACACCCAACATCTGTAACGTTAACCATCATCTAACCCTTACCCTTGGGGACTCCCCTGCTTTAGGGCACACATACCTTAAACACAGATGCCGTGACAAAGATGGATTCACACGCAAAATCAACATCAAATCCAGAGTTGAGCCGTTCTTTCATCTCTTTGCAGGATTTTGCATTAGCGGAACGTCTAAAGATGCCTCTTGTGAAGGGTCCATCTTGGCAAAGGACGGATAACATATCCTAaagataaagaaaatatatttacacACAGAAGCCAAACGAGAAAATCTTTGAAGGGAGTTCCAGGATTTTTTTATCTGATCACTTTAGGATAGgcgatcaggggcgtaactacaggggtagcagccctagaaactgctatggggcccgcagtatcaGGGGGACCCTGGCATTTGGGGTATTaggtgtgtatatggtattgtaagtATGTGTGAATTTACCGTATGTGCGTATAAGGTAatatatgcgtgtgtgtatatgtgatatgtgtgtatggtaatatatgcgtgtgtgtatatgtgatatgtgtacaggtggtcccctacttaagaacacctgacttacagacgacccctagttacaaacgtatctctggattttggtaatttactgtactttagtcctaggctacaataaacagctttaacagttatcaatggtggctgtaattaaggtttattgttattcctggttcttatgacaacccaacattttttaaatccaattgtcacagagaccaaaaaatttttgactggggttacaataataaagtatacgattCCGAcatgcatacaaactcaacttaagaacaaacctacagaacctatcttgtatgtaacctggggactgcctgtatatggtaatatatgtatgtgtgtatatgctgtatgtatatagtatatatctgtgtataaatgtgtgtatttgtaGAAAACATGTGTGAGCatgtatgtatattatttataGGGGAAAGGGGCCTCATTtggaagtttgctatggggctcaacctctcctagttacacccctgtaggTGATCCATTTGTCTGCCAATAGAGATCAGATTCCAGCACCCAACTGATCAGCTTTTTGATCACCAGTATTGGTATCAAATCAAGTAAATGGGACTTTGTTGCAACAACATTGGTAGGTAAGAAGTAAAGAGGTAGTAGCTCTAGTCACAACACTACAGACTTTTCAAGTACCACCCATCTGATATTAATCATCATTCCTGGATGGGTGATGGTCTAGGGGAGTATGGGAGGGGATactcaataaaaaaaatccatttaacTTAATTACAAACAAGAGAAAAGTTGTCTAAACCTAATATTTGTCGTAAAGTCGGGTACACCAATTGTAACTCTTTTGGGGAAATGATCAGGCATGTTGAAATTTCCACATGTCTGATCTTTTGTCCTTACTGGAGATGATGAGGCTTGACTAGAGTTGACCTTAGCCACAACAAGATGGAGGATCATTCAAACTTGAGTTCCAATGGAGGTCCAATTTGCCCAAACAGACAAAACCTCGATACTCTTTGGATTTTAGGGCCGAGTTCCCCTATAAAAATGACCTTCACATGTGCCGGAAAGCAGAATATGGACGTGTAGCTGCATCATGAATTGCAGTTAGTGATGGTTGGACCTGCATGTGCCTGTACGTGCTCGGCAGTCAGATCTACAGTGCAATACATTGCCCTTGTACTTTGGGCTATGCTTACATTGTCACGTACAGACAGCCTAGTCATACATCATATGACACGAACGTTCACAACACGCAATGTATAATCAAAGATTATGTCTACACCGTGCCAGTTCCTTAAAGCCATGCTAACGTTTAGCAGCCACATTTTTTTCCGAACACGTAGAACACTGTAGAAAATGACTGTAAATGAAGATGAATTTCTCCTTTTACAGACACTTTGTTTTACTTACATAGCGCAAGTTACCGCCGGATCTGTTCTCATGTGTGAAATGATcatttgtcttaaaggggttaggaCTGATCTTGAGTGGTTAGCAAGGAATAAAACATGTTTCGTGTAGACTATGATCTACTGCAGCCCTCAGCCACCGGGGGGCCCCTAGGCATTTATCAAGTCAGTGGTTACCTCTTTGTGGCCAAAAGTCTATGCATCAAGACTATAGCATTGGAGAAAGGAAAATCTATAATATAAACCAAGCATAATAGAcctcacttactcatagatccaggcaccgagactgtggaaatcctcttgtatttgttatccatggtctcgtttttttaaatgatcctgggggtgttaccagagccattctgtgttgcagcttcacaggctgttacaatggtctcccctcctccctcagcacttcccactcccacttcctgatgtcagctcactgcagcacaggaagttttagcacacagtgggaagggaaaTTGCTCCTgcgtagtgtaacagcctgtgaagctagaacACGGGGGGGGCTCTGGTAAACCATAAAACTTTGTTAAATCATAAATCACTCTCCGTGCAACAGCCACTAGTTGAAGCTTGCTAAAAATATGAATGCAGCTCCCAACAAATTCATTATAAACGTTATACATCTGCAGCAGTTTATGGTGGGTAGGATTGAATAAAAGGAACACTCCAATCACAGCGGATTCATTGAATTTTAACTTGTGCAGGGTCtgaagggggaagcaggactccaggttctagcaaggttctaggaatacaatgaaaatgggtCCTGCTCCCCTCATCAGACCatacaccatgtattattcaatgaatgagctttgactggagtgttcctttaagactgATAAGGACCCTGGGCTGCATGAAAATAGCGGACCCCCAACAGTCGATTTTTGTAATGGTTTGACACTACCTTCATGGAGTACTTTTGTAAAGGGATAGTACCTTCTGTAGGCTCTAAGTTCATGGACCTTTGGGGGTCCTGGAATGACTCTTTGCCATTTTTGTGGTTTATGTCAAAAGCCAGTATACATGTTGGAGGAGTAAAGTGTTGGTGGCTCTCTATAGGGCAGCATCAAACTTGGTGAGTGGCCATAAGCTTTTGGAGCCTTGGGCCCCAGGGGGCTACATTGACCACCCATATTCTTATCTACTACTATGTACCATGGGCTTCTCATTTATTGGACCACTGAAGGTGGTAGTATATGTTCTTTGGTGGTGGATGCATTTTCACTCATTGTGGTTTATTGTAACCAGTGaccagcaggggtgtaacttgagttgcagttgcaactgggcccaagaggcctaGGCGGCCCATGTGGTGTACCTTATCTATATCAGAAAACTAGTACTccaaacaatacattatagttataaaggaaatctaccatttgtttttatgcattgtgaaccaaacataccttgagaattctgtagcctcactgatgcagaaacatatcttgtttaatccctaaactgagtgattttgatgaaaaaactattataaatttaTGATAACaaggctctgtcgcttctgtgtcTGACTTGGCGCTTCTTCTCCTCTTaccttaattatgcactgcttcagagaatgttGTATTCGCTGTGttgtcactgacaggcagaagtaatcaatcgctgcaccatccccactgtatatgaatcatccagctcaggttaatttGTCCTGTCTGGACACTCCAGGAAGCTCAGTGAAACAGTAATTTAgaattgtttttgagcaaaaccactcagatcagggattaaacaagatatgtttctgcatcagtgtagctacagcattctcatgctatgcatgaaaacaaatggtagatttcctgtaagttACACCACTGGTGACCACCCACATTTATACAAGTGCCCTGTGATTTATATGGCATGTATAGAAAAGTCCCATGTTTAACCATTTATACAGCTGACGCATTTCCAGTTCACCAAAACGATACAGAAATTGTGCTCACCATGACAGCTTTGGGCAGGTTATCATTCTCACATATGGTTGGCAAAGAAAGTCCAAAAAGCTTTCCAGGAGTTAAAGAGGTTGGAGAAAGAGGGATGTTATCCAGCTGAG includes:
- the ARHGAP20 gene encoding rho GTPase-activating protein 20, with protein sequence MEAMSPQQDNVGQQPRSSSLTGEPKISGGNENRKKMKSLAQRRQSAPSLVLSKALNKTRTISKDGCFSPVSPESCPLVQAFVCPSRSFIMHSHVQLKTGLQTQERHLFLFTDILVIAKAKSPSHYKLKHHVRVSEMWIASCMEEVCEGSTYPERSFVIGWPITNCVATFSTAEEKDKWLMLFERYIKEEKESDHPKVIPLKIITKDIGNCAYSKTLTVSNEDTVTDVIKTALQLFNVEGSEGDYQLWVTSGKDDAPYPLIGHEYPFGIKMSHIRDALPQIQGTKDSINLEGPFLMEQLPREMQCQFILKPSRLAVCQQLADPSQKPFKRKRSIINWTFWRGSSSQLDNIPLSPTSLTPGKLFGLSLPTICENDNLPKAVMDMLSVLCQDGPFTRGIFRRSANAKSCKEMKERLNSGFDVDFACESIFVTASVFKDFLRNIPGSVFSSKLCDKWVSVLDQGSQAEKIKAVKKLLEKLPHVNTTLMRYLFGVLHCIEKRSENNQMTSFNLAVCISPSLLWLPNPSSPEAEAEFTRKVSILVQFLIENYCLVFGDDISLLYANLSSKDDNQEDSSDICSFKQIDSSYDSLENELNDDGDSPYSDLPTKRSHDNRSRDSVLTLSDCDLDHVYNEENQAYSSSRAQPVKMSAVSHHRSVLHEQSEEDSLCSNTSGYSSTTDVRRHRRSSEPAIGILASRFSQLNESPQENNSSCDALLSQSAEDYLKQHRFLQVEGQKLINRSVTLGIDVSKNGNKKQTGDKKIIPNRLMPPTALRLNICSRTSCSSLSSPGTSPSGSSLSSLDSAFSQFSDFSVLNLNDVPSQLDCTLREHKKQVELSPDFLGDRSFSGFVVAEEGKQPSNGTTFINGKDGGDFPNNKISVSAPPITWLKNSRSSAKIWSSKKMDKYEGRSQTDTSHSTKALSSSIQEISEGFLFREHITVPSSECGAKQPPTGLKAKGCKDAKEVSGQKPQPYGADKVVLDKNGNGDNGVSSSSLIFPSPVSINIEISSHGQDSAQLPQTLFLNPNISLFSQRNRRKSTNSCCLEEPVLLNSSLKSSSEHSIHQPDEVLSRTKEDSTKSSLSRDISIRVGSFKKNKVLPSNVDTGIRIANCDLEKNFCVSPKLTTNGEDFFHLPDVHKHIKKSQECDDPIAKGGRDWHTKCCNDPKFEDIDQRFFAEESYV